A single genomic interval of Rosistilla ulvae harbors:
- a CDS encoding DUF1559 domain-containing protein, which produces MYVCTNRKRTAFTLVELLVVIAIIGILVGLLLPAVQQAREAARRMQCSNRLKQTALALHNYESSYGRMPPGCVGTTIFSQPQYPTGPDSGKFHSRLGWITLLLPYIEQGPMADMIANHNPNGELPLYWNGASGGIETLFCPSDPGAGKTEYLRAVGPVDVRESTFSNYVGCQGSTGTMVGTDVTGSRLDGIFIPRHGTKFRDITDGTSNTLMLSEILLPENNTSSSNIGNASDWRGLVWNVFGPTVLFSTRNPPNTRSADRMVRCSNPQRTPCVVTGTSSSQYLHARSMHPGGIQGALADGSVRFIAETISTTTYRHFGSRNDGNVLEPF; this is translated from the coding sequence ATGTATGTTTGCACGAATCGAAAACGAACAGCGTTTACTTTGGTAGAGCTGTTGGTTGTGATTGCGATTATCGGCATTTTGGTTGGGCTGTTGTTGCCCGCGGTCCAGCAAGCACGCGAGGCGGCGCGGCGCATGCAATGTTCGAACCGTTTGAAACAGACGGCTTTGGCGTTGCACAATTATGAATCGAGCTATGGGCGAATGCCTCCTGGGTGTGTTGGGACAACGATATTTAGTCAACCTCAATACCCAACCGGGCCCGATTCAGGGAAATTCCACAGTCGCCTTGGTTGGATTACATTGTTGTTGCCCTACATCGAACAGGGGCCAATGGCTGATATGATTGCAAATCACAACCCCAACGGAGAGTTACCGCTTTACTGGAACGGCGCAAGCGGCGGTATTGAAACACTGTTTTGTCCAAGCGATCCTGGGGCTGGGAAAACAGAGTACCTCCGTGCTGTTGGTCCCGTTGACGTGAGGGAATCGACTTTCAGCAACTACGTCGGCTGCCAAGGATCTACGGGAACAATGGTGGGAACGGATGTGACAGGTTCAAGATTAGATGGGATCTTCATTCCAAGACATGGCACCAAGTTTCGTGATATTACCGATGGCACCTCCAACACGTTGATGCTCAGTGAAATACTGTTGCCTGAGAATAACACCTCCAGTTCCAATATTGGTAACGCTTCCGATTGGCGCGGACTTGTCTGGAATGTTTTCGGTCCAACAGTTTTGTTCAGCACACGGAATCCGCCCAACACACGTTCGGCGGACCGAATGGTACGTTGCAGCAATCCTCAACGAACGCCATGTGTCGTCACCGGAACCTCCTCGAGCCAATATCTTCATGCTCGGAGTATGCATCCCGGGGGAATCCAGGGTGCGTTGGCGGACGGGTCAGTCCGTTTTATTGCCGAAACGATTTCAACGACGACATACCGCCATTTCGGAAGTCGCAACGACGGAAATGTCCTGGAGCCGTTTTAG
- a CDS encoding GntR family transcriptional regulator, with product MPIESSTQATPTKARRIFLDLRSKILSGQMVADTRLTLRPIAGEYGTGINAASEAIKALAAEGLVRLEGKSGARVITRDLNRVRSEGVLRMAIECEAARRCAERVDNVQLSVLRGLADKVDRLFAAGDDLKGCRNADIAFHRTIVEFCGVPELWPSLMPLLDRLVTLDQTENRTTEIPGQKHIEVYEGLKSRDPEQAAIAMRQHLEHSLSMALASFYT from the coding sequence GTGCCAATAGAATCATCAACCCAAGCAACTCCAACGAAGGCACGCCGGATATTCCTGGATCTACGTTCGAAGATTCTCAGCGGGCAAATGGTTGCCGACACCCGCTTAACCCTACGCCCTATTGCTGGCGAATACGGAACGGGAATTAATGCTGCGTCCGAGGCGATCAAGGCGTTGGCTGCTGAGGGGTTGGTTCGCTTGGAGGGCAAGTCGGGGGCACGTGTCATCACGCGAGACCTGAATCGCGTCCGCAGCGAAGGGGTGCTACGCATGGCAATCGAATGTGAAGCGGCCCGGCGATGCGCTGAACGTGTCGACAACGTGCAGCTTTCGGTGTTGCGTGGGCTCGCTGACAAGGTCGACCGGCTGTTTGCTGCTGGCGATGACCTCAAGGGCTGTCGCAACGCAGACATTGCGTTCCATCGAACCATTGTTGAGTTCTGTGGTGTGCCCGAGCTGTGGCCTTCGTTAATGCCATTGCTGGATAGATTGGTGACCTTGGATCAAACCGAAAACCGGACAACCGAAATACCGGGTCAAAAACACATAGAGGTTTATGAGGGGCTGAAGTCCCGCGATCCAGAACAGGCTGCAATTGCAATGCGCCAACATCTGGAACACTCATTGAGTATGGCCCTCGCATCATTTTACACCTAA